The nucleotide sequence GGCCTCGTCGGCGACCAGACGGCGTCGTCGTACAGCGACACGGTCGCCGCCGGGTCGGTGATCTCGCAGGCTCAGGCGAACCAGGGCACCGTCATCAAGGGCGACCACATCGATCTCACGGTGTCGAAGGGGCCCGCCCCCATCACGCTTCCCGACGAGACCGGCAAGAAGGTGTCGACGGCCGAGGCCGCACTCAAGGCCCTGGGCCTCAAGGTGACCTACGCCGACTGCACCACGGTGCAGTGCTCGACCGCGTCGGCCCTCGGGTTCGACTGGCGGAAGCTCGTCAAGGTGCAGTCGCAGTCACCCGCGGGCAAGTCGACCGTGCACAAGGGCGACACCATCACACTCACGTACGACGGCTCAGCCATCAGCGTCGGCTGATCTCCCTGAGCGCGGTCTACCCGCGCGAAAACGGCCTACCCGCGTGCCCTAAGACACGCGGATAGGCCGTTTCGCCGCGGGTAGTGGTCAGGCGTTCGCGCTCGCCAGCTCTTCGGCCACGAGGAACGCGAGCTCGAGCGACTGCATGTGGTTGAGGCGCGGGTCGCACAGGCTCTCGTAGCGCGTCGCGAGGGTGGCCTCGTCGATGTGCTCGGAGCCGCCGAGGCACTCGGTGACGTCGTCGCCGGTGAGCTCGATGTGGATGCCGCCCGGGTGCGTGCCCGCGGCGCGGTGAGCCTCGAAGAAGCCCTTCACCTCGTCCATGATCTCCTCGAAGCGGCGCGTCTTGTAGCCGGTCGGGGTGGTCATGCCGTTGCCGTGCATCGGGTCGGAGACCCACAGCGGCGTCGCGTCGGCCTTCTTGATCGCCTCGAGCAGCGACGGCAGAGCCTCCCGGATCTTCCCGGCACCCATGCGCGTGATGAAGGTCAGGCGACCGGGCTCGCGCTCGGGGTCGAGCTTGTCGATGAGCCGGAGCATGTCGTCGGGCGTCGTCGTCGGGCCGAGCTTGACGCCGATCGGGTTGCGCACGCGCGACAGGAAGTCGACGTGAGCGCCGTCGAGGTCACGCGTTCGCTCGCCGATCCACTGGAAGTGGCTCGACAGCGTGTACGGGGTGCCCGTGCGCGAGTCGATCCGGGTCATCGGGCGCTCGTAGTCCATGAGCAGTGCCTCGTGGCAGGTGTAGAACTCGGCGCGCTTCATCTCGTCGAAGTCGGCGCCGGCCGCCTCCATGAACTTGACGGCCTTGTCGATCTCCTTGGCGAGGTGCTCGTACATCGAGTTCGCCGGGTTCGCGGCGAAGCCCTTGTTCCACGCGTGCACCTGGCGCAGGTCGGCGAAGCCCCCCTGCGTGAAGGCGCGGATCAGGTTCAGCGTCGACGCCGACGTGTGGTACCCGCGGACCAGGCGCGCAGGATCCGGCTGCCGCGACTCGGGCGTGAAGTCGTACCCGTTGATGATGTCGCCGCGGTACGCGGGCAGCGTCACGCCGTCGCGGGTCTCGACATCGCTCGAGCGGGGCTTGGCGAACTGCCCGGCCATGCGACCCATCTTGATCACGGGCACGCTGGCGCCGTAGGTCAGCACGACGGCCATCTGCAGGATCGTCTTGACCCGGTTGCGGATGTTGTCGGCCGTGGCGTCGGCGAAGGTCTCGGCGCAGTCGCCGCCCTGCAGGAGGAACGCGCGGCCGGCGGCCGCCTCGGCGAGGCGGTCGCGGAGCGTGTCGACCTCGCCCGCGAACACGAGCGGCGGGTACGTGGCGATCTCCGCGGAGGCCGCGGCGACGGCCGACGAGTCGGCCCATTCGGGCTGCTGCTTGATGGGGAGCGTGCGCCAATAGTCCAGTCCGGCGATCACATCGGGATCGGCAAAGACGACTGGTTCTTCGGTCTGGAGCACAATTTCCTCATCAGAATCGCTGGCGGTTCAGGCGGCCGGAGGGCCGCCACGATCAGCGAGCCTATCGCGAAAGAACGGCTCGCCTCTCTTTCACCGAAGACGCGTAGACGTCCGCATATTCCTGACCGCCGAGCTTGTTGAGTTCGTGCATGATCTCGTCGGTGATCGACCGGAGAATGAACCGGTCGCCCTCGAGACCCTCGAACCGCGAGAAGTCGAGGGGCTGGCCGAACACGACGCCGATCCTGTGCAGGTGCGGCCTCTTCGACCCGGTGATCATGACCTTCTGGGTGTCGATCATCGCGACCGGCACGACGGGCACGCGCCCCTCGAGCACCATGCGGGCGATGCCGGTGCGACCCCGGTAGAGCTTGCCGTCGGGGCTGCGCGTGCCCTCCGGATAGATGCCGAGCTGCTCGCCGCGCGCCAGGACCTTGAGGCCGGTGTTCAGCGACGCCTCGGACGCCTTGCCGCCCGATCGGTCGATCGGCAGCTGGCCGGTCGCGTTAAAGAAGACGCGTGTCGCCCAGCCGCGGATCCCTCGCCCGGTGAAGTAGTCGCTCTTCGCCAGGAACGAGATGCGACGTTCGAGCGCCAGCGGCAGGAACACCGAGTCGACGAACGACAGGTGGTTGCTCGCGAAGATCACCGGCCCGGTCTCGGGCACGTTCTCCTTGCCGATCACCCAGGGCCGGAAGATCGACAGCAGGATCGGACGGAAGAGGAACGTCTTCATGATCCAGTAGAACAACGGCGTCTCCTTGTCGCAGGCGGCTGTCGAAGTCTAGCCGCGCACGGGTCTCGGATCAGAGCGTCTGCACGTGAAGACGAGCGAGGTCGGCTGCTCCGACGACGCCGGCCTCGTTCACCAGCTCGGCGATCACGAAGTCGGGCTCGGGGTGGAAGCCCCGGGCCGGCAGGTGAGAGAGGTACGCCTCGCGGATCGGAGCCAGCAGGAGCTCGCCGGCCTGCGCCACACCGCCCCCGAAGACGAACCGCTGAGGGTCGAGCACCACGCTGAGAGAGGCGCACGCCTCGCCGAGCCACGTGCCGAGCTCCGTCAGGGCCTCGAGTGCACCCGGGTCGCCCTTGGCCATCAGCTCGGCGACGTCGGGCCCGGTCAGCTGGCCCTTCGCCGCACGGACGTCGGCCAGGGCCTTGCCGTTCGCACCGCCGCGGTCGGCGACCTCGCCGGCCATGCGGAGGAGGGCGCGTCCCGAGCCGTACTGCTCGATGCAGCCGTGGGCTCCGCAGCCGCAGAGGAGGCCGTCGCGCACGAGGCGGACGTGGCCGAGCTCGCCGCCCGTGCCGAAGCCGCCGCGGAGCAGCTGGTCCTTGGCGACGATGGCGCCGCCGACACCGGTGCCGATCGTGAGCATGGTCATGTCGCTGACGAGGCGACCCGCACCGAAGCGGAATTCGGCCCAGCCGGCGGCGTTCGCGTCGTTGTCGATCGTGATGTGGAGGCCGAGCTTCTCGTTCAGGCGTGCGCGCAGCGGCTCGTTGCGCCAGGGGATGTTCGGCGTGTAGTAGACCGTCGACTGCGCGGCGTCGATGAACCCCGGGGCCGCGACGCCCGCGGCGACGACCTCGCCGCCCGCGGAGGGGGCGGCGCCCTGGAGCTCCTGGATCATGGCGACGACGGCGTCGACGATCGACTCGGAGTCGCCCGCCGGGGTCGGGACCCGCCTCTCGGCGACGATCTCACCGAGTTCGGTGACCACGCCCCCCGCGATCTTCGTTCCGCCGATGTCGATTCCGATGGCCTGCACGAGCATTCATCCTAACCACCGGTCGGGAGAGGGCGCTGCCGATCGTTCGAACACCGGCGGGTACTGTGGTGGCATGGCCGGGATGACGACAGGCGCGCTCCTCGACGAGCGCGTGTCGACGGACGCCGACGCGAGGCTCGTCGCGATCCCCGACTCCCTCGGCTCCTGGTTCGATCTCACCGCCGCCGAGTTCTCGCAGCGCGTCCGCACCCTGGCGCGCGGCCTCGTCGCCCGGGGCATCCGCCACGGCGACCGCATCGGCGTGCTGAGCGCGAACCGTCTCGAGACCACGCTCCTCGACTTCGCCGCCGGTTTCGTGGGGGCCGTGACCGTGCCGCTCGACCGGCGTGCCGGGCAGTCGCAGCTGCTCCGCGTGCTCGACGACGCCACGCCGACCGCAGTCGTCGTCGAGACCCCCGCCGACTTCGCCCGCTTCGACGAGCTGCACAGCGAGCTCCCGACCGTCCTCTCGGTGTGGCAGCTCGGGCTCGGCGACCTCGACAAGATCGTCGACTCGGGCCGCGACGTGCCCGACGACGAGTTCGCCGCGCACCTCGACGCGGTGACGCCCGACGACGC is from Frondihabitans australicus and encodes:
- a CDS encoding lysophospholipid acyltransferase family protein, whose translation is MFYWIMKTFLFRPILLSIFRPWVIGKENVPETGPVIFASNHLSFVDSVFLPLALERRISFLAKSDYFTGRGIRGWATRVFFNATGQLPIDRSGGKASEASLNTGLKVLARGEQLGIYPEGTRSPDGKLYRGRTGIARMVLEGRVPVVPVAMIDTQKVMITGSKRPHLHRIGVVFGQPLDFSRFEGLEGDRFILRSITDEIMHELNKLGGQEYADVYASSVKERRAVLSR
- a CDS encoding ROK family glucokinase, giving the protein MQAIGIDIGGTKIAGGVVTELGEIVAERRVPTPAGDSESIVDAVVAMIQELQGAAPSAGGEVVAAGVAAPGFIDAAQSTVYYTPNIPWRNEPLRARLNEKLGLHITIDNDANAAGWAEFRFGAGRLVSDMTMLTIGTGVGGAIVAKDQLLRGGFGTGGELGHVRLVRDGLLCGCGAHGCIEQYGSGRALLRMAGEVADRGGANGKALADVRAAKGQLTGPDVAELMAKGDPGALEALTELGTWLGEACASLSVVLDPQRFVFGGGVAQAGELLLAPIREAYLSHLPARGFHPEPDFVIAELVNEAGVVGAADLARLHVQTL
- a CDS encoding class II 3-deoxy-7-phosphoheptulonate synthase, coding for MIAGLDYWRTLPIKQQPEWADSSAVAAASAEIATYPPLVFAGEVDTLRDRLAEAAAGRAFLLQGGDCAETFADATADNIRNRVKTILQMAVVLTYGASVPVIKMGRMAGQFAKPRSSDVETRDGVTLPAYRGDIINGYDFTPESRQPDPARLVRGYHTSASTLNLIRAFTQGGFADLRQVHAWNKGFAANPANSMYEHLAKEIDKAVKFMEAAGADFDEMKRAEFYTCHEALLMDYERPMTRIDSRTGTPYTLSSHFQWIGERTRDLDGAHVDFLSRVRNPIGVKLGPTTTPDDMLRLIDKLDPEREPGRLTFITRMGAGKIREALPSLLEAIKKADATPLWVSDPMHGNGMTTPTGYKTRRFEEIMDEVKGFFEAHRAAGTHPGGIHIELTGDDVTECLGGSEHIDEATLATRYESLCDPRLNHMQSLELAFLVAEELASANA